The DNA region ACATTATGATGGCGAGCTTCATATTTCAACAGGAATGACAACTAAAGATGAAATTGAAGATTTAGTAAATCTGTTTAAATCTCATAACCGTGCTAAGGATTTAGTCTTATATAACTGTACATCTGGTTACCCAGTTCCGTTTAAAGATGTTTGTTTGTTGGATATTAATATCCTTAAAGAAAAATACGGAGATGCTGTAAAACATATTGGGTTTTCTGGTCATCATTTAGGTATAGCAGTAGATATGGCAGCCTATACTTTAGGTGCAAATGTTATAGAACGTCATTATACATTAGATCGTACTTGGAAAGGAACAGATCATGCTGCGTCTTTAGAACCTGCAGGTTTGCGTAAGTTGTCAAGAGATTTAAAAGCAGTATATGAATCTTTGACGTATAAAACACAAGATATTTTACCAATAGAACAAGTACAACGCGATAAGTTAAAAAATCAGAAAGGATAGGTTTAGGAGTTGGAAGTTGGAAGTGTGAAGAGTGGAGTGTGAAGTTGGAAGTTGAAAGAAATGGAGAAAATAAAATAGAAGTTTTGTGAATGTATTTAAATATATCTTTTATTTCAACAAAAAACTTAATTACATTCAGGAAGTTTTATTACCCAAATATCTAATTCCTTTTAATTTTTAACTTTTCCCTAATTGCTTACAACTTTAAAAAAAACTAAACTCTAAGAATAAAGTTAAATGAGTAAAAAAGTATTTATATTTTTTCCAGATGGTGTTGGATTACGCAACTTTGCTTTTACCAACTTTAAGTCTATTGGTGAAGAGATGGGTTTTGATATTACCTATTGGAACAATACTATTTTTGATTTAGAAAAAGAATTAGGTTTTAAACAAGTCATAATTGAAAATCATCAAATACATCCATTAACACCAATATATTCTAGAGCCAGAAAACGTGCAGAATTAAACGTGTCTAGAGATAAATTTAATGATGAGGTCTATCCAACTTATAAATTTCCGTTTAGTTATAAAGGATTAAAAAACACGTTTAAAAGTTTATATACAAAGTTATTAGTAGGCTTATATTCTTCAGAAAAAGGAGTAGAAACACTAAGGGAAAAAATTAATGCTTTAGAACGAAAAAATCCTAAATATGCCTATTGTAAAGCACAATTGGAGCAACATCGTCCAGATCTTGTGTTTTGTACAACGCAACGCGCAACACAATCTATAAGTGCTTTGTTAGCAGCAAAAGATTTAGGTATACCAACTGTAGCATTTGTCTATTCATGGGATAATGTCCCTAAAGCGATGCAAGTTGTAGAAACAGATTATTATTGTGTATGGAGTGATCATATGAAGCGCGAAGTATTGCAATACTATCCTTTTGTTAAACCTGAACAAGTTTTTGTAACGGGAACGCCACAATTCGAGCCTCATTTTAATCAAGATTTAAAAGAAAGTCGCGAGGAATTTTTTAATACCTATGGTTTGGATGTAGACAAGCAATACATCTGTTATTCTGGTGATGACGAAACCACATCTCCTTTAGATCAGTACTATTTAGAAGACTTGGCTAATGCGGTACGTAGCTTAAATACAAAAGGCTATAATTTGGGAATTATTTACAGAAAATGTCCTGTAGATTTCACCAATCGTTATAATGCGGTTTTAAAAGAAAATGCAGATATAATTGAAGTTTTAGATCCAATTTGGAAACAAGTTGGTGATCAATGGAATCAAGTTTTACCAGCTCCAGAAGATTTTAAAATGCTTTATAATGTATGCGAGCATAGTGCTTTTGTGACCAATGTGTGCTCAAGTACTGTATTTGATTTTGTGGCTCATGATAAAGCATGTATTTATTATAATTATGAGCAGCCTCAATTAAAAAAAGGCATTAGAGATATTGGACAAAACTATAAATATGTTCATTTTAGAAGTATGCCTAGCGATAAAGCAGCTATATTTTGTACCGATAAAAATGAATTAGAACATCAAGTTAAACAAATTTTAGATGGTCAATTAACCAATGTTCCAGAAGGAAAAGCATGGTTTAAAATTATTGTTGGGCCAACACCAACCAAAGCCTCTAAACAAATTTGGGATGTAATCACAAATCTATTAGAATGAAAAACATATTAAAAGAAAATTATATAAGACTATCGTTTCTTTTTATTATTGTACTAAGTCTTATTTCTATGTGCAGGTCGTTGTTGGTGCCTTTAGTAAACGATGAGATTACTTACTTTAAAATAGCTAGCAATATTTTAAAAGGAAAATATTATTATACAGATTATCCATCTACAGTTACACCAGTAATATCTTTTGTAACCGCCTTTTTTAATAGTTTTTTATCACAACCTTATAGTCTAGTATTTCATAAAATATTTAATATTTTACTATATGGATTTGGATTAAAATACCTCTATTTATTACTAAAATCACAAAAACTAGATCACACTATTGCTTTGTTAATAGTTGTATTAACAGTAGTTAATCCAATTTCTGTGTCTTGGTTTTCTACAATGTATCCAGAAGCTATATTGTTTTTTAGTTTTTGGGGATTTATGTATTATATGACAAAAGAATTTTCAGAAAATACGATAATAAAACTACTTTTCTTCTTTACCGTAATGTGTCTTACAAGATACGTTTACAGTGTGATAGGTTTAGTTTTATTAATTAGATTTTATAATGATTTAAAAGATAATTTTAACTCACGAATATGGATAATAACTAAATATTCGATATTTTTTCTAATACCTGTAGTGATTTGGATAAAATATATGGTGAATGTAGAAACAAATCAACTATCAGGAATAAGTTACTTTAATCGTTTTAAAACAGAAAATCCTTTGCTATATAACATAAAGTGCGGATTAGGTTTGGAGAAGCATTATTTAGTAGATAAAGTAAATGGTTTACCAGCATTTGTGTCACTATTTGTGCCTATTACTGGTATTAGAAGTTTTTTAATTAGTAGTGTCTTATTTGTTGTTTTTTTAATTGGTTTTATTAAAAAAGGAAATACTAAAGCTTTAAAAATTGTTTTACTGTCATGTATCCTTGTTATGCTTGGGTTTGTTTTTGCAGGAACAGGTTTTAGTAGATATTGGCTTGTATTATTACCAATTTATTTTTTAGGATTTTATTATTTTTCTAAGCTTATTGGTATAAATGATAAATGGTTTATTTTAATTAGTCAATGTATATCTGTAATCTATATAATTAATGAATTTAGAGTTGATTATTTAGTAATATCCAAATTGTATGAGTAGTGATAAAACATATAGTTTAATTATTTACATGCCTGCTTTAAATGAAGCAGCATCTATTTTAAATGTATTAAAGTCCTTACCAAAAAAAATTAAGGGAATTTCTACCATTCAATATTTAGTAGTAGATGATGGTAGTACAGATAATACTGCAGAAATTGCAAAATCTTTTGGAGCAAACGTTATATCGCATTCTTATAATAGAGGTGTTGGAAAAGCGTTTCAAACAGCAGTTGATTTTGCATTAAAAACTCAAGCCGATATTTTAGTTAGTATAGATGCAGATGGTCAATTTGATGTTAATCAAATTACTAACATGATTAATCCTATTATAACAAATCAAGCCGATTTTTGTATAGGTAATAGGTTTTATAATAAACGACCAGATAAAATGCCTAAAGTAAAATATTGGGGAAACAAAAGAGTAAATAGTATAGTTAGTCTGGTAGGAAAAACAAAAATAGAAGATGCTTCTTGTGGTTTTAGAGCCTATTCCAAGGACTGTTTACTTAATTTAAACCTGCAAGGTGATTTTACCTATACTCATGAAACCATTTTGGACTTATTAAATAAAGGTTTCAATATAAATCAAATCCCTGTAAAGGTTAAATATTTTGAAGATAGAGTATCTAGAGTAGCTAATAGTTTAGTACAATATGCAGTAAAAACATCTTTAATAATATTTAAATGTTTAAAAGATTATAGACCATTACGTTTTTTCTTAAGTATAGCACTTTTTGTTTTAGTCTTAGGGTTATTATTAGGTGGTTTTGTATTTATACATTGGTTAAATAAAGGCATGATAACGCCATATAAAAGCATAGGTTTTATTGCGCTGGCGCTATGTGGTATGTCTGTATTTATAGCAACATTAGCTTTTGTAGCCGATATGCTAAATAGGATAAGAGATAACCAAGAGAAAATTCTGGTACTACTAAAAAAAGACCATTTTAATTCAAAATAAAAAGGTATTAGTTTATTTAAGATGAAAAATATTTTTATTGTATCTACAGGTAGAACAGGAACACAATTTCTTGCTCATTTTTTTTCAGAAAAAATAAATAACGTAAAATCTGTTCATGAACCATTTCCTTCAAGACGATTTAGAATTCTTTCTAATATGTATAGAGAAGGAAAAGTAGGAAAACAAACATTAAAAACAATTTTTAAATGGTCAAGAAAAGATTTATTCAAAACAAAAAATCAAGATTATAATTTTTATATAGAAAGTAATAACTTTCTATATGGGTATTCAGGAGTAATAAATGAAATGATTAAGGATGCAAAAATCATTCACATTGTTAGAGATCCTAGAGATTACATAAAATCGCATTTAAATCATGGTGTATTTAAAGGAAAAAAGCTTTTAGCTAAAAAATATTTACCCTATTGGTTTATGGATGTTACTAAAGAAGTTACAACCAATAAAAAACTAAATCAATACGAAATACTTGCAGCAAGATGGGTGATTGTAAATAAATTTATTGAAGATTCTTGTAAAGAAAACCCAAATTATAAAATGTTTAAATACGAAGATATTTTTGGGCCTAATAAAAATGACTATTTATATGAAATGGCAAGTTTTATGGGTTTACCTGCAGATCAAATAGTCTTTAGTGAAAACTATGAAAAATTAAATGTGGGTAAAAAAAATATTGCAAAAACATGGAATTCTTGGCCAGAAGAAGACCTAAAAAAAATATATAATATTTGTGGAGATTTAATGAAGCAATATAATTACGAGTTTTAAACAAGTAAATATGAACAATAAAGAGACCTTTAATAATTCGTTTTTAAAAAAATATCATTTTTTAGAATACATCTTTTTCTTTATTAGATTTTTATTTTATAGAAAATCTGAAGGAATAGCTATGGTTTATTTATTGTACTTTTTTATTCCTCAAAAAATTTTTAGAATAAATGGTTTTGTGGAATGGCCAGTCCATTTTACAAGTAGAGTACTATTTAGAAAAAATATAAAAGTTGGTAAAAGAACTGCTCCTGGTATGAATGCAGGTTGCTACATTCAAGCAAAAAACGGAATTCAAATAGGAAGTAATTTAAGAATGGGTCCTAATGTTGGACTTGTTTCTGCTAACCATGACGAAGACGATTATGATAATTGGGTTAAAAAAGATCCGATTAAAATAGGTAATAATGTCTGGTTAGGTATGGGAGTAGTTGTTTTACCAGGTGTAACTATTGGTGATAATGTAATTATTGCAGCAAATTCTGTTGTTAATAAAGATATTCCTTCAAATGTGATTGCAGGTGGCATACCATGTAAAATAATAAAAGATAAACCTGCTTATAAAGGAAAAAATTATGAACTTGATTAAGAACATTAATTTTTTTAAACTCTCGGTTTATATTTCAATATCTTTTTTGTTGTTGTTTTTATATAAATCAGATTATTTAGTCATTCCCAATATCTTAAATATATATAGGTTTATAATTTCATTTATCTTTTTATTTTTAGGCTTTATCTTCTCATGTGAAAATTGGCGTGTTGTTTTAAAACAAGATAAAGTTGTAGAGTTATCAGTTAAAGAAGGTATTATTTCCAATGGGCTATCAATTTTCACAAAGTATATTCCAGGAAAAGTCTTGACAGTGTTTTCTAGAGCTTTATATGTTCAAAAAAAGTATAATTTCCCAATAAAGAAGCTAGCTTTCGAATCTCTAAAAACTCAATTAATATCACTTTGGGTTGGATTGATAATTGGTATTTACATTTTTTTTCAAGTAGAGTTAAGTCTATCTTTAAACATTGTAGTATTTGTATTTATTATATTTTTCTCATTATTTCTTTTTTCAAAATACTTTAAACATAAACTAGTAGCGTTAGTAAATAAATTTTTAAAAAAAGACATAGATTATCCAGTACTTACCTTTAAAGAAGCATTAAAACTACTACCTAGTTTTTTTATTAATTGGGTTTTCTGGTGTTTAGGTTTTTATTTTTTAAGTTCATCTATTATAGCGTATGATGTACCATTATCTGTAGGATTTAGTTTTGCATTAGCATGCGTTGTTGCGGTATTAGCATTAATAGCTCCTGGAGGAATTGGTGTAAGAGAAGGCGTATTAATTACAATATTAATTGGGATAGGTTTAGAAAAGCAAGACGCAATATCTATATCGGTTATAAGTAGATTATGGTTTTTAGTAGGCGAAGTATTTATTTTTATATTGGCTTCAATTTTAAGTATAACAGATAAAGATAAAAAGACAGAAAGAAAATGACGATAGGTTTTATAACATCAGAATATCCTTATACTGAAGTTTCTCATACTAAAGGTAATACAACACGCATAAAAAAAATAGTAGTGACTTTAGTAAAACAAAGTATTAAAGTAGTTCAATTTTTATATCAAATAGAAAAGAATAATCTCTTAGGATATTTGGATAAATGTGGTCCAAAAGGAAACAAATTTGTAATTGAAAAACTAACTTTACAAACTTCTAACGTTAATAATAAACAATACACTTTATTAAGATAAAAATCTACAAGTAGTATATTAAACCGAAATTAAAAACACCATGTACTTTCCTGAACTTAATAGAAATGAGCAAAATAGCCTGAAAATGTCTTCTGCATTTTTATTAGGACTTTTTAGGAGAATTTTCTTAAAAAGAAAAAGGAAAGTTTTTATAATTGGGTTTCATAAAACAGGAACATCTACCTTAGGTAAAGCATTACAAATATTAGGTTATACCGTTTGTGGAAGCTTAAAAGAAGCCTATGATTATGATTTAAATAAAGATGTAAAATCTTATATTTTAGAAAAGGCTAAACCATTACTAAATACTTATGATTCTTTTCAAGATACACCTTGGTTTTTAATTTATAAAGAGCTTTATCAACTTTACCCAGATGCTTATTTTATATTAACAAAAAGATCAGAAAAACACTGGATTAAAAGTGTACAGAAGCATTTTGGTGACCAAAAATTTAAATACCATGATTACATTTATGGTACAAACAATTCTATTAAAGACGAAAGCATTTATTTAAAACGATACCAAAACCATAATTTAGAGGTTGAATTATTTTTTGAAGGAAAATCAAATTTTTTAATATTTGATATAGAAAACAGTAATTGGGAGACATTAGTATCTTTTTTAGGAGCACGCAAACCTCTTGTTGCATTTCCTCATGCAAATAAGGCAGGAAATAATTTATTATTAAAAACAAAAGTAAAAAGCTTAATTAAGCAATTATATTATAAGAAGTAATGCATGTAGGTTTAATAACATCCGAATATCCACATCCAGAAGTCAATCATGCAGCAGGTATAGCTACAAGTATAAAAAACCTAGCTGTAACCTTGGTAAAGCAAAATGTAAAAGTAACGGTATTTGTATATCATCAATCTAAGGATACTATTATAGAGTCTGAAGGTGTTACTTTACATTTAATAAAAAAGAAACACTTTTCATTTTTTACTTGGTATCGTTATAGAAAACTTTTAAATACATATGTAAATTCTATTGTAGCAAAAGAGCAAATAGATATTATTGAAGCACCAGATTGGACAGGAATTACTGCATTTATGCGATTTAAAGTGCCTTTAGTAATTCGATTTCATGGTAGCGACGCCTATTTTTGTAAGCTAGAAAACAGAAAACAAAAATTTAAAAATTTTGTATTTGAGAAATTAGCATTAAAAAAAGCCAAAGCTTACATCGCGCCAACAACTTATGCAGGAGAAGAAACAGCTAAAATATTTGGGTTAAACCGAAACAAAATAAAAACCATTCATTATGGTTTACAATTAGAACAATTTATAAATTCTAATCCAGAAGCTTTTAAACCAAAAACCTTACTTTACATAGGGACAATTATTAGAAAAAAAGGAGTTTTAGAATTAGCCGAGGTTTTTAATAAGTTAGTGCAAAAAGAACCAGAAGCACAATTAATTTTAATTGGTGGCGATTCTAATGATATACAAACAGGCTCAACTTCAACCTATCAATTAATGCAAAATATCTTCTCAGATCAAGCTAAATTAAAGGTTAATTATTTAGGAAAGCTTCCGTATTCAGAAGTGCAAACTCACATTAAAAATGCTCATGTTTGTACATTTCCTAGTTTTGCTGAAACTTTGGGTATGGTAACTATAGAAAGTATGGCACTACAAAAACCGGTAGTAAATACTAGCATAGGTTGGGCACAAGAGTTAATAGATGATGGTGAGAACGGTTTTTTAATTCATCCCAAGCAAACCGATGCGTATACAGAGCAAATCAGGACTTTATTTAATGATAAAGCATTGTGCTTAAAGTTAGGTCAAGCTGCAAGAAAAAAAGTAGAACATACTTTTGATATTGAAAACCAAGTGAAAAAGAATATAGACTATTATCAAAACTTGATATCATGATTTATTTAATTCACAATAATAAACATGTAGTCCAAGTTTTAGATATACATTTTAATCCTATACATGTAGACTTTACGTCTAGTCAACTAACAACACAATTATTTGAAATTGCGGCGCTTTATCCTAAACAATTAGTAGCTTGGTGTTATGTAGAGTTAAAACCATTTTTAAATCCTGAAGGGTTTAAAAAGGTGTTTCATCATGAAAAAATAATGGCTAGTTTTAATCCTACATCTCAAAATTATCTTTCCAATGCACTTGGTTATGCAGATCGAAACTATTTTTATAATGTAAATAAAACTGTAAATTATCCAACTTGGTTAATGTCTAGTTTGGTTGGCGGTATACACGCATCTGTACTCAATTCAGTTAAAGCCAACATTGATATATCAAGCAGCTTTAATTATTTTTTATTAAGCTTAGCAAAGCATGGTATGCCTCAAGGTTTATTTTGTTATTCGTCACCAGAGTTACTAAAAGAAAACGTATCGATAAACTATAAACCAGAAGTTGCCTCTACAAGTACTTTGTATCAATTTGTAAAGCAACATTATAAATGGGTTTGGGTTTATTTTTTAACCTTAAGTTTATGTGTTTATGAAAAACGATTGCCTATTGTAGCCTTATTAAAATCTCTATTTTATAAGCAACAACATCATGATTTTAATTTAGGTAAAGTCAAAATAAATAGTTTAAAACAAGTTAACACAACGTCTACGGTAGATGTGATTATACCAACCATTGGAAGAAAAAAATATTTGTATGATGTGTTAGTAGATTTGTCTAAACAAACATTATTACCTAAAACTGTAGTCATTGTTGAACAAAATCCAGAACCAAACTCTACATCCGAATTAGATTATTTAACCACACAAGATTGGCCATTTATTATAGATCACACATTTACACATCAAACAGGTGTTTGTAATGCTAGAAATATTGC from Mesoflavibacter profundi includes:
- a CDS encoding N-acetylneuraminate synthase family protein — encoded protein: MSTYKKPYVIAEIGCNHKGDMEIAKELIKVAKIFCNVDAVKFQKRHNKELLTEAQYNAPHPNPVNSYGDTYGEHREFLEFDVNQHQELKEFCEDMGLDYSTSVWDLTSAKEIAGLQPKFIKIPSACNNNEKMLTWLCEHYDGELHISTGMTTKDEIEDLVNLFKSHNRAKDLVLYNCTSGYPVPFKDVCLLDINILKEKYGDAVKHIGFSGHHLGIAVDMAAYTLGANVIERHYTLDRTWKGTDHAASLEPAGLRKLSRDLKAVYESLTYKTQDILPIEQVQRDKLKNQKG
- a CDS encoding glycosyltransferase family protein gives rise to the protein MSKKVFIFFPDGVGLRNFAFTNFKSIGEEMGFDITYWNNTIFDLEKELGFKQVIIENHQIHPLTPIYSRARKRAELNVSRDKFNDEVYPTYKFPFSYKGLKNTFKSLYTKLLVGLYSSEKGVETLREKINALERKNPKYAYCKAQLEQHRPDLVFCTTQRATQSISALLAAKDLGIPTVAFVYSWDNVPKAMQVVETDYYCVWSDHMKREVLQYYPFVKPEQVFVTGTPQFEPHFNQDLKESREEFFNTYGLDVDKQYICYSGDDETTSPLDQYYLEDLANAVRSLNTKGYNLGIIYRKCPVDFTNRYNAVLKENADIIEVLDPIWKQVGDQWNQVLPAPEDFKMLYNVCEHSAFVTNVCSSTVFDFVAHDKACIYYNYEQPQLKKGIRDIGQNYKYVHFRSMPSDKAAIFCTDKNELEHQVKQILDGQLTNVPEGKAWFKIIVGPTPTKASKQIWDVITNLLE
- a CDS encoding glycosyltransferase family 2 protein — translated: MSSDKTYSLIIYMPALNEAASILNVLKSLPKKIKGISTIQYLVVDDGSTDNTAEIAKSFGANVISHSYNRGVGKAFQTAVDFALKTQADILVSIDADGQFDVNQITNMINPIITNQADFCIGNRFYNKRPDKMPKVKYWGNKRVNSIVSLVGKTKIEDASCGFRAYSKDCLLNLNLQGDFTYTHETILDLLNKGFNINQIPVKVKYFEDRVSRVANSLVQYAVKTSLIIFKCLKDYRPLRFFLSIALFVLVLGLLLGGFVFIHWLNKGMITPYKSIGFIALALCGMSVFIATLAFVADMLNRIRDNQEKILVLLKKDHFNSK
- a CDS encoding sulfotransferase domain-containing protein; translation: MKNIFIVSTGRTGTQFLAHFFSEKINNVKSVHEPFPSRRFRILSNMYREGKVGKQTLKTIFKWSRKDLFKTKNQDYNFYIESNNFLYGYSGVINEMIKDAKIIHIVRDPRDYIKSHLNHGVFKGKKLLAKKYLPYWFMDVTKEVTTNKKLNQYEILAARWVIVNKFIEDSCKENPNYKMFKYEDIFGPNKNDYLYEMASFMGLPADQIVFSENYEKLNVGKKNIAKTWNSWPEEDLKKIYNICGDLMKQYNYEF
- a CDS encoding acyltransferase; translation: MNNKETFNNSFLKKYHFLEYIFFFIRFLFYRKSEGIAMVYLLYFFIPQKIFRINGFVEWPVHFTSRVLFRKNIKVGKRTAPGMNAGCYIQAKNGIQIGSNLRMGPNVGLVSANHDEDDYDNWVKKDPIKIGNNVWLGMGVVVLPGVTIGDNVIIAANSVVNKDIPSNVIAGGIPCKIIKDKPAYKGKNYELD
- a CDS encoding lysylphosphatidylglycerol synthase domain-containing protein; protein product: MNLIKNINFFKLSVYISISFLLLFLYKSDYLVIPNILNIYRFIISFIFLFLGFIFSCENWRVVLKQDKVVELSVKEGIISNGLSIFTKYIPGKVLTVFSRALYVQKKYNFPIKKLAFESLKTQLISLWVGLIIGIYIFFQVELSLSLNIVVFVFIIFFSLFLFSKYFKHKLVALVNKFLKKDIDYPVLTFKEALKLLPSFFINWVFWCLGFYFLSSSIIAYDVPLSVGFSFALACVVAVLALIAPGGIGVREGVLITILIGIGLEKQDAISISVISRLWFLVGEVFIFILASILSITDKDKKTERK
- a CDS encoding sulfotransferase family protein: MSSAFLLGLFRRIFLKRKRKVFIIGFHKTGTSTLGKALQILGYTVCGSLKEAYDYDLNKDVKSYILEKAKPLLNTYDSFQDTPWFLIYKELYQLYPDAYFILTKRSEKHWIKSVQKHFGDQKFKYHDYIYGTNNSIKDESIYLKRYQNHNLEVELFFEGKSNFLIFDIENSNWETLVSFLGARKPLVAFPHANKAGNNLLLKTKVKSLIKQLYYKK
- a CDS encoding glycosyltransferase family 4 protein codes for the protein MHVGLITSEYPHPEVNHAAGIATSIKNLAVTLVKQNVKVTVFVYHQSKDTIIESEGVTLHLIKKKHFSFFTWYRYRKLLNTYVNSIVAKEQIDIIEAPDWTGITAFMRFKVPLVIRFHGSDAYFCKLENRKQKFKNFVFEKLALKKAKAYIAPTTYAGEETAKIFGLNRNKIKTIHYGLQLEQFINSNPEAFKPKTLLYIGTIIRKKGVLELAEVFNKLVQKEPEAQLILIGGDSNDIQTGSTSTYQLMQNIFSDQAKLKVNYLGKLPYSEVQTHIKNAHVCTFPSFAETLGMVTIESMALQKPVVNTSIGWAQELIDDGENGFLIHPKQTDAYTEQIRTLFNDKALCLKLGQAARKKVEHTFDIENQVKKNIDYYQNLIS
- a CDS encoding glycosyltransferase family 2 protein, whose protein sequence is MIYLIHNNKHVVQVLDIHFNPIHVDFTSSQLTTQLFEIAALYPKQLVAWCYVELKPFLNPEGFKKVFHHEKIMASFNPTSQNYLSNALGYADRNYFYNVNKTVNYPTWLMSSLVGGIHASVLNSVKANIDISSSFNYFLLSLAKHGMPQGLFCYSSPELLKENVSINYKPEVASTSTLYQFVKQHYKWVWVYFLTLSLCVYEKRLPIVALLKSLFYKQQHHDFNLGKVKINSLKQVNTTSTVDVIIPTIGRKKYLYDVLVDLSKQTLLPKTVVIVEQNPEPNSTSELDYLTTQDWPFIIDHTFTHQTGVCNARNIALSKTQSEWVLLGDDDNRFDANLIESLLDSAINYGIKAATTVYLQPHEKQTFMDTAQTSIFGAGNTLIHSSLLKTVKFDMSYEFNYGEDTDFGMQIRYQGEDVVFFSDIIITHLKAPFGGYRTKVKQLWDHEEIQPKPSPPIYLLYKTYLTKKQLLGYKLLLGLKTYKKSKIKNPVSFIKDFQTKWKISEKWSQALAKQND